The DNA window tttaagttattgttatatttgtcaaacactttcagaagtcaaaaactgacttaaaagtaggtttgaccaacttttaagccaatccaaacaggctcttagtAATGTATGTGATTATTTCTCATAATTTgctaaaatgaaaaagaagaatgagtcTATTTATTGCCATGGCTTCTTCACTCccgttattttcttttttcgaaCTGCTTTTCcttgagccaagggtctatcGATAACAATGTCTCCACCTTCCAAGGTAGGGGTATGGTTTGCATATACACTACCCTCCTCAGACcctacttgtgggattacactgggttgTGTATGTTTATATATGGAAAATAAGAATGAGTTTTTTGTAGGCATACTTTGATATCTTGGTTTAATCTATATAATGCATATTTGTCAAAATCTgttattttctcataaaaatcTGTCATAAACTTGTTGAAGTGAATATACAATCTGTATCATCTGCTTGTTTTCCctcttctttttcataaattttgggGAGTCTCATGCCTCTTTTGAAAACTCCTTTGTTAACCACTTTTCCATTACATTCTAGACACTGTTAAGTGTTTACACTTGATGGTTGGCTTGAATTTCTGTGCTTCAAATCTGATGTGATGATGTCTCTGCTAATTTAACTGCCGAGTTATTTGCTGAACATGTCTGGTTCTGGGTCAAAACATTTGTTGCATACACGTAATATTTTACCATAGCTTGTCATATTCATTCATTACTTACTGTCATCAACTATAAATGCGAACACATAAATTGCACTTAAGAATTCCTTATTTTCTTCAACTTGAGTTAAGACAAATATATTAAGCCTTCTTATTTTCAGGAAGTTGCTGTAAAGAAGTTCCTGGATCAAGATATAACTGGTGAATCCCTTGAGGAGTTCAGAAGTGAGGTATTACCCGTCTTGACATACATAGGCCACTATCAGTGTTCTTAAATATTACAATCTCTGTAACTATTATCATCTCCTCAGAGATCTTACTCttgaacaaattttaaaaactgaTGGAAAAATCTTGAATGAAGTTATTGTTTTcatcaaatttatcaaaatttcaagttatcagaaaaataaataacttgtcACTTTTTTCCTAACTCGTACCTGATGATACATAGGTATTTAGTGAAATCAAGACATATCATTAAACCTGTTGGTTTGTAGTTCTGCTTTTCCTGATCATTATAATAATCTCCTATGGGGTTTTCTTGCTGTAACACAGTGGTAACGAATTATCAATGCATATTATATAGCACAACATGTGTTCATTTTTAACTGTTCTGCTGCATTATTACCGAAGCTGGTAACATTTTGGTTCCTGAGGTAATTTGggtttaaataattttttagacgAGATGATTCAGCCAGAAATTACCACTTTTTACTATATATCATGGTgttatagttatttattttatcagttCTGCTGCATTATTAACAATGCCCGTGAAAGTTTTCATGAGATTTGCTTTCTGAAGGCTGTAGCAGAAGATATTGCTTGCATAATCCATTTTAATCAGTTTCTGACACTACAATCCAGTTTCCCCTAGTTGTGATGATAGCATCACAGTGCTTCATCTTCTGATGTGTTGCTTAGCCTAACTTCTGGATTACAATTTGATTTGTATTCTCTATATTCATCTGTGGTTTGCAAGGTGCGGATCATGAAAAGGCTCAGACATCCAAATGTTGTTCTATTCATGGGAGCTGTTACTCGTTCTccacatctttcaattgttaCTGAGTTTCTTCATAGGTATGTTAAAAGCTATGGGCAGAAATTTAtggataatataaaatatacttcACTTTTATGGTCATCAGTTAATTTGAAGTGGCCGTTGTATGTTAACTTGGAAATCTGAACTAAAACTTGGTAATGATTActtgaattcaaaatattttttttgatttgcagaGGTAGTTTGTACAGATTAATCCATCGACCCAACAATCAGCTAGATGAGCGCAGGAGGTTGAGGATGGCTCTTGATGCTGTATGCTCGactttttcatttataatttCTCCATTTGTTCAGGCCTTTTGTTTTAGTTTGTGACTTTCTGGTGAATGTGCTGTACTGAACTAACAGGCTCGAGGGATGAACTATCTACACAACTGCACTCCCATGATAGTTCATCGAGATTTGAAGTCTCCAAATCTCCTTGTAGATAAGAACTGGGTTGTGAAGGTGAACTTCctttaactcttaactctaggGAGTTTGCTGCTTGCTTTTCACTTATGAATCCATGTGatatgttttgatttttctgACTCTAGGTATGTGATTTTGGACTGTCAAGAATGAAGCACAGCACATTTCTTTCTTCTAGGTCGACTGCTGGAACGGTAAGCAGGACGGTTGAAGTCTAATGCTTTTTCTGTATGATTGTCAATAAACATGCTCCTTAGTACATTCTTAGATCTGTTTGTCTTGCTAATATAGTTTGACATCTATTGATGGTTGATATTTCTTTTCTATATATTAGTAGTAACACCAATTTCCATTAGATATGTGGAGGTGTAGCATGtgatgttttttctttttgagttaaGTGTACACGCAAGGCAtaaaattttggttatataGTGCAAATTGGgcacttttttactttttatgcTTGTTTAAGGATCTTTTAAGTGTTCCATCATACTTTGAAGTGTGAAACATTTGGTTGTTTTCTATGCTTGCTATATTTAGTGGTTTTCCACATCCGATCTCATAATTCCCCGAGTCATTTTGTTTCTCAGGCAGAGTGGATGGCCCCAGAAGTGCTGAGAAATGAACCTTCAAATGAAAAGTATGTCCGATAACCATATTACCCAACTGAAAAATGTTGAATAATGATGCACTAGAGTGATTATAGACTGCCAAAAATTAGAACTTTTAATATAGGGTGACAGTTTCACAAATAGATTCATTCAGTGGCTTTTGGTATATGTATGATTGATGATGTGGGATTATCAATTGTCCCCTGCAGATGTGATGTATATAGCTTCGGTGTTATACTATGGGAGCTTTGTACTTTACAGCAACCATGGGGAGGAATGAATCCAATGCAAGTCGTTGGTGCTGTGGGGTTTCAGCACCGACGTCTTGACATACCAGATTACATGGATCCAGCTATTGCAGACATTATCAGGAAATGCTGGCAAACGTGAGTTTCTGTGGTGTTGCAGTCTTGAAGTCACTTACTTTATGTTTGCTCAGACTATTCAAAAATACTGTCGAGGTGTGTTGGATCCTCAAAAGTTATGCATTTTTGGAGGGTCCAAGCAACATAGACGACTTGTAGATTCTTCATTATCTTTCGTTCTTCACTACTAAATTTTGGTCAGGCCTCCTGCTGGTTACAATACAACAGAACGGTTCATTTAGCTGACCTGATTGTGTTTTTTTGTACATGCAGAGATCCAAAGTTACGGCCTTCATTTGCTGAGATAATGTCTGCTCTGAAACCACTACAAAAGCCTATTACTAGTTCACATGCACCAAAACCACCAGTTGCCAGAGGTCAGCCATCGCGAATCATAGAAGATCCATCCGCGGAGCAGGGTTAGTACTGAAGAACGTAAATAGACTTATTTTTCGTTGGATTAAACAGGTCCAAATTTGAGCTCAAGAAACTGAAGGAAGACATCAAAGAACCTGACAATCACATAATACTTCATATTTAAGCCAAATTGTGATTCTTTTGTTTCATCCTTTTAGTATTTTTAGCAGTGTTTCCccaattctcaaaaattgtGTATCTGCCCTTCCCTTGTGTATTCTATTGTTACTCTCTTTTGTAatcaaaaaatagaaagaattgCTTAAAAGACGCTCAAGctcttttatttatgttttaggtcaacatttatattttgtacCTATTATTGAAACATGTGCAAATATAGCTCTTGAGACGAACAAACATTAGACTATATTTTGAAGATCTAAACTTTATGAATTCAAttttaaggggtcgtttggtaggccgCATTAGAAGAAATAGCTCATGTATTATGTAAGGTATTATTTAGTATAATGTTTGGTAGAAATTTGTGCCTacgtataactaatccatggattagtaaTACCTCCTATATGGTATTATagaatgtattactaataccttccatttggaggtattagtaaCACATACGATATAATACCATGGGATAAatctatgtaaagacaaaaatatccctcaaatcattttaatttattttgtttattttcttgagtttatgatttatatttgcactagtaaatttatttaaataaattagcttacaaattatttagtgAGAGTTGTTTGTTTGTGTATGACGTTTGTGATTATATGCGCGTGcgcgcgcacacacacacacatatatatatatatatttttttatttgtgtgattttctaattatttgtattttgaacaatttaaaaaattacatacacATTATAACTACCACTCGCCATTTTCatgtgtaaatgtagatgatttatttagttttacCATTGTTGACCGTTTTTTCGATTTTTCAAAGTAGAtggtttatcttttttaaattgaaaaatgattCTGTGagtgattaatttattaagatgacaattatttatcaaataattcaagtgaaaaaaaagcaaatatcacaacaaaattgttcttctcatagctagttagaatgttataaaaaaatattgtttgacaattatctaccttgacccaattacataataattcaatgatataattggaaagaagctttttatatagttttaatccaaacacaagatgaggtTGAAAAAAATGAACCAAATACTTGATATAAAATAAACTCTGTATTACTAATCCTTGCATTACTAATTCTTgcgttattaatttttgtaccaaacgatccctaagTGTCTTCGCGTTGAGCTCATtctatttttatagtcatgAGTTCATATATACTTTCATGGATTGTTACACAAAATTATACTCCACAATGAAAGTACTGAATTCAGTTAAACTCGGCGTTGCCCATGAGACAATTATCCAAAAACTTTTTACTAAATAGCCGTCCCGTAGTGTGATTTGAACTTTGAAGGAAGAATCAAAATTGATATACTATAAACAAGAAAGGAATAAAAAATGTCAGTCAAAAGGTTAAAACATTCGACGACAAAATCCTACACCACACAAAAATCAGAGGACAATACTAGTGGTGACGTAGTACATATTCAGAACATGGTCAAATATAGTATACTACTAAAAAATAGAGTAACAGAGAAAGGAATTTTTGTGCGAATGGGGACAGTTATCGACTCCCATTTCTTGGGCCTAACCGCCATTGTTACAGTAAGTAAAATTAGCTCTCTTTTTTTAGCTatcttttgttatttctttcttacaattcacaaacaaaaaataattgttgcaGGTGGTTTAccaattaatcttttttataatcACAGCACTCCTCAAATTTGATAAAGTCACAGACTTCGCAGGTAACAACTTACCCTTATTTACCTTCACTTCTTGTCAAAACTTTGTATATCTGAATTCACAATTaacatttatacatatttaataaatttcttaatacaTATCTACGACGTGAACCCATAAATTATAAGCTAGCACCGCCCCTTACCGAGTTAAGGATTCCCCATCATAGGCTTAGTACATAGTCAATCCCGGAGAAAATCTCATTTAGACACTAGAACACCTCAACTTCTAATGAAATGTTACAATTAGACACTTTATAAAATATGTTACTAGTATTTCTTAATTGTACACATCAATCTGAAGTAGAAAATGTATGGAGTTTTACCTCTAGGTAAATGTGTATATgtaaaagaaatgacatattttatgtgGTCAACTTAACTATCTAATAGACGAATGagcaaatatcaaaatttgaacaaaaaatgtCTAGTTGAAGCACTTCATTAGGAACATGGTCACTTGCGTATAAATGGAATATATAGATGAGTTTAAGTGGTTGGTTATGTATTAAAGCCTTTACATAACCATTTATGTTATATTCGCGGTTCAAAAATGGTACTCCTAAAAGCAGCCAAATCATGAACCCTGATCTTTGACTTTTACTAGTAACTTAGTAATACATTTACTAATACTACTGTGTGTCATTTTTTTCATCTGGATACAGGAGGTACAAATTTCATTGTGCTTGCATTATTAACTTTGATACTAAAGGGTTCATGGAATTTTCGACAGGTAAGTTTTTTCCTCAGTTCTGATTTAACAATGTTGAATTTATTGGTTCAAGTTACTTTTGGTGTGTGTTAAGTAATTTCATAAAGGACTTTGCCACTACTTACTGTTTGTCACATGGGAATTTTGCCTTCAACTAGCACTTCCATGCTTCACTTTCTAAAGAAGTCAGTTTTATAAGTTTTGCTGCACATGTTGTTGGATCAAGAATGAGCTTAATTACATAATAAAACGTGCCCATAAGTTTATAGCTGAGTTAAAGAGGCGGATCAAAAATTTGAAGTCTATTCTTTCAGGTGGTTTTGTCTGTGTTTGTCGTGATATGGGGCCTTCGACTGGGGCTATTTCTATTAATGAGGTAAAAACACCTATCTACTATATGGCATATGTTATTTTGAGAAAAGGACTATTGCCCTTTTCATATCAGATCCTTGTTACAGCCTCTAAGATTTTACTTATTTGTTCTATTCAGGATATTACAATGGGGCGAGGATAGACGTTTTGATGATAAGCGTGATAATCTGGGGAAACTGGCAATATTTTGGCTATTTCAGGttcattttccttttccaaACCATTATATATACCACATTATCTTGCATATGATCGCGGGCTTTTAATTTGTATTACAGGCAATCTGGGTGTGGACTGTGAGTTTACCAGTAACAGTTGTTAATGCAAGTGACCACCAGCCATCTCTTCAGACGGTAGACATCATTGGTTGGATTATGTGGTCTATCGGAATTTTAGTTGAGATCACAGCTGACCAACAAAAGTTAACATTCAAAAACTCCCCAGAGAACAGAGGAAAGTGGTGCAATGTTGGACTTTGGAAGTATTCACGGCATCCAAACTATTTTGGCGAGGTTATACTTTCAATTCGTATTTCTGAATTTGATATCCTCTGGACTAaatatgttggatatacaagTCATTTGCTTCTATGCCGAGGATCAGTGCATACACAAGCACTACATTATCACATTGAAGGTTTTGATCCCTATATTATCTTCAGATCTTTCTATGGTGGGGAATATTTGTGGCATCAACGCCTGTGCTGGAGGGTGCTGAATGGCTTGTTGTGCTTGGACCAGTTTTCTTAACGTTGTTGCTGCTTTTCGTTAGTGGCATTCCATTGCTTGAGGTGATATCACTGACTTGTTGCTTCTATCTCTTAGTTGCCGATTCGAGTATATATGACGTTATACCATTTAAGTGTACTTATAACAGGAATCAGCAGACAAGAAATACGGAAATGTGGctgaatatataatatataaggACACAACAAGGTCAGTTCATAATCTTTCTCTGATTGTAGATTAAATTAGATGGTAACAATGACTTTTGAAATGAATTGTTTCAGCCCTCTTATTCTGCTGCCCCCTGGATTATATGGAATGCTTCCTTCATGGTACAAAACTATATTCCTTTTTGAGTTTCCGCTGTACAGTCGCAATCTTTCCCAATAAGAGCTAAGCTGGTAAAACTTCAATCTTCTACTAAGAatgtttcttcaatttttctgCAACTTTATTTGTTATATGATTCATAGGTTGCaacaatctttataaaattcatgaaTATTGTGCTTGTGACCATTGTTCCTGCCTAGTACTATTAGTGCACAAACTAGCCTTATTGGCAGGGTTGATGTCCAAAAGTCAGTAATTATATTAACATTAACATCTGCGGATCGTAGTATTTGAACATTATGCTTAGAAGAAATCTAGAGCGCCAAGTAAAGAACCTCTTCTCCCATCGGAGTTATCTGAGCCAGTCAAACAGACTCTGGAATATGTTACAGGGAGCGGCTTGTCCAGCATTTGACAAATTCACACCATCCATTTCAAATAGGATTTGTTCCCTGGACACGCAAGCAATCCAACTCGTAGGATTTCTATTTCCTCTTCCCATTCTTACTAAAGGAGGTTTCCCTCCGATTATAGCACGATGTAACGACTTGATATGAAAGACGACCAGCTCTACAACTTTTAGTGACATATATTCCAAAACCAAGTTGTGCACTATCCAGTTTGCAACCCATTGAACCTAGTACATTCCggtatgtaaatattttttatatattatcaatatgttaaatttaatatataaatatattttataatagttattcaaatataaatataatctaGGTCCTAGACCTCTAATGctttcaatctttactctttaattaacatttaattaattaggtttGAAATTAAAAGACATTATAATTGATACTAAGTCAAACAATACGACAAAACCTATGCAAGCACTCTAAGATCAAACAATATGGCAACAAAGTTTTACATTCTTGACTTCTTGGTGAAGAATGAAAGTGTTTCTATAAGAATATAtttgcaaaaaatatatattttagtaataatatattttgaggtgatattttaaaagtaaaaaaaaaataaaaaatttatcaaaccTGAACCGATACCCGAAAAATTAGGATGATATAATTTATTAAGACCCATTCGTATCACTCCATCAAAACTAAGGACAAATTTGTGCCATATTTAGTTATATATTGAAGGAGGTGTATAGTTGTAGTCAAGAGAAGCTCAAATATTCTaacttgcaagaaaaagaaactaATTGTAATTCCcacataacaaaaataaattactacataaaaatcaaattaaaccaAACACATGAAACTGATTACAAATATTTCAACGAACAAAAACAAGACGATTGTGAaaattttaagacaattttGAATAATTAGACAACAACGTCCTGCCATATCTAATTATCAATTCTtgagattatttattttgaggGATTTTGTTTGTAGGAGAATCGTGAAAATTTTAAGACTTAAGGGCCATATTTTATAGTTGCAGAAATAATGGATTCCTATACTtatactaatactaataataataataatatatcagaTAATGATCACAACTAGGATAGTAAGAGGAAAATATATGATAACAAGTATTAGCAAAATTAATGATTAATAACTTCTAAAATAcatttggtaaaaaaataataattgaaatatatgaTACTCCTAAGAGGTATTAGAATTTAGGAGAACTAATGAACTATAATTATGGAGtactaaaatatatgataagaagaaaaatgtattttaaatattaaggagtcttaatataaataataggaaaatatatggtaagacttttctaaaattttaatctctttcatcaatatatcattttattatattctcaagttatttttttgttattagaaAAGATCCGAAAAAAGATAGCAAAAtaataatgttttattttatattctatcgttttttaattatttttttaaaaaaaaacatgttcttcattattattttctaatgtgATATTATATTTACAGAAATTAAGTTGGATGAAAAAgttaaatataacataaatatatcaatttatataaaattgtgcaatataacaaactattaattcaaaataaatgttatagttacagtttcatttaattttaattcgtaGCGAGAGAGACTTTATATTCAAAtactatacacttataattatactaaTACAAATTTTCACCTAgttctcttttctctctcttgctttatacaaatacaaattatgcaAATACAATGTacaattgtgtttgtataaagtgaaagagagatttgatatacaaataccaatattttaactcgattcaattatatataaatttgaattttatgcaaatgtacaaacacaatcattgattcATACACAATaatagttacatatatacaattatctaaccgatatacatatacaagtcACCTCTCACCACTCTCTGGCCTCTCTCCtaatctcgctcaccactctagCCTAACACAAAGAACACACACATATACACACACAATTTTCATAGACATAGACGcttgatttatacaaatcagatgcgatttatacaaatcagatgctatttatacaaatcagatgcTCCATAATAGCATGTAGCTATAGAGcgttaatatgatttttatgtttgctattcctaaaatttaatttatatatgctACACATAATGTAAAGCTAGATAACAGTTTTCTTTTATgctcataaatcatgtagcaatgttttttttttttaccttattatTTAGAATGTGTTTTCACGTATCAATACCGTATTATCTAGAATGTGTTTTTACGTATCAATACCAATATCTGATAGtgagttattattatttagaaTGTGTTTTCACGTATCAAAATGTGTATCAATACAAATATGCGATAGTGAGTATTACACTTTTTTGTCTTAAATGAATAgatgctattttttttaaaaaaattgttcttatTGATATAGCGTgcttaataattttatatgtatatgttttgTTTCTATGACTAGCTGAAGTATATAAAGTTATCTGCTGGATGTGTTTAATTATTAACCAAtataattgattatattttagtgatttaatgaagtaaaatacatattaattaattatgattaaataaaataattttatatttaaatacataacataaatataataattttttatataaatatttcagTAAATATTATCCGTAGAAACTCCAAATTTTACGTATGCGTACGTAAGTAATCCAGAAtacctcaaaaaaaaataaaaaaatctcacACAAGCTACtagataaaaattcaaattaaacctactaaaatcataagaaaaaaaagagttataaATAACTTGACTAATCTTCTCCAATCTCCATGGATGTTGAATACTTGATCTAATCTTTGAGCTTGCAAATTTCCAAAATAGTAACGAACAATCAATAATTCCAAATGCATCAATACTAACTGTCATACCTAAGTATTAATAGTTGACAACTGAGTTTGGATACATAATCGTTTTTGTTAGAGAGCGCTTAAGACTTTAAAGGGCCATATTTTATAGTTGTAGCAATAATGGATTCCTATACAAATTCGGATTCAATTAATATTGATGTTA is part of the Solanum stenotomum isolate F172 chromosome 8, ASM1918654v1, whole genome shotgun sequence genome and encodes:
- the LOC125872840 gene encoding uncharacterized protein LOC125872840: MGTVIDSHFLGLTAIVTVVYQLIFFIITALLKFDKVTDFAGGTNFIVLALLTLILKGSWNFRQVVLSVFVVIWGLRLGLFLLMRILQWGEDRRFDDKRDNLGKLAIFWLFQAIWVWTVSLPVTVVNASDHQPSLQTVDIIGWIMWSIGILVEITADQQKLTFKNSPENRGKWCNVGLWKYSRHPNYFGEIFLWWGIFVASTPVLEGAEWLVVLGPVFLTLLLLFVSGIPLLEESADKKYGNVAEYIIYKDTTSPLILLPPGLYGMLPSWYKTIFLFEFPLYSRNLSQ